From the genome of Nitrosopumilus sp., one region includes:
- a CDS encoding AAA family ATPase, with product MSIVITGNPGVGKHTITRKIADRLKLSILDINTTAKDSGLFEENDGTNDIDVKKLREIIEHKIYEKNIIVGHLAPYVLHKNQVKIMIVLRRNPYDLISVYRDRKYSEKKIKENAGSEILGIIAHDATNQFNEKVFQINVSKKTILETVEETLELILGNENNEDVDWLELVNSNNDLKKFF from the coding sequence ATGTCAATAGTTATTACTGGAAATCCAGGTGTGGGAAAACATACAATCACACGCAAAATTGCAGATAGGCTAAAGTTATCAATATTAGACATCAATACAACTGCAAAAGATTCAGGATTGTTTGAAGAAAATGACGGTACAAACGATATAGATGTAAAAAAACTTAGAGAAATAATCGAACATAAAATATATGAAAAAAACATCATCGTAGGGCATTTGGCACCATATGTTTTACACAAGAATCAAGTTAAGATAATGATCGTTTTAAGAAGAAATCCTTATGATTTGATCTCAGTTTACAGAGATAGAAAATATTCAGAGAAGAAAATTAAAGAGAATGCAGGTAGTGAAATATTAGGAATTATTGCTCACGATGCAACCAACCAATTCAACGAGAAAGTATTTCAAATAAACGTCAGCAAAAAGACCATTTTAGAAACGGTGGAAGAAACATTGGAATTAATTTTGGGCAATGAAAATAATGAAGATGTAGACTGGCTTGAATTAGTAAATAGCAATAACGACCTGAAAAAATTTTTTTAG